The following are encoded together in the Nocardia sp. XZ_19_385 genome:
- a CDS encoding response regulator transcription factor produces MHSDQETVRVVIVDDDQLVRMALRLVIDGEPDLTVVAEAADGDTAIKVVDEQRPDVVLMDVRMPGRDGVETTRYLRTVPAAPAVLMLTTFDSDELVLAALRAGALGFVLKDTPPAQIADAVRTVATGNPVLSPTVTARVIAAATGPGSTAARSASRDAARKRLAALSERELDTARAIADGLGNPEIAARLQVTVATVKAHTGNLFSKLGVANRVQIALLVRDAEQ; encoded by the coding sequence GTGCACAGCGATCAGGAGACGGTGCGCGTTGTCATCGTCGACGACGACCAGCTGGTGCGGATGGCGCTACGACTCGTCATCGACGGCGAGCCGGATCTGACCGTCGTCGCGGAGGCCGCCGACGGGGACACCGCGATCAAGGTGGTGGACGAACAGCGACCGGACGTCGTGCTGATGGATGTGCGGATGCCCGGCCGCGACGGCGTCGAGACCACCCGGTACCTGCGCACCGTACCGGCCGCGCCGGCGGTTCTCATGCTGACCACCTTCGACTCCGACGAGCTGGTACTCGCTGCCCTGCGCGCCGGAGCACTCGGATTCGTTCTCAAGGACACTCCGCCCGCCCAAATCGCCGACGCGGTACGCACCGTCGCGACCGGCAACCCTGTGCTGTCACCTACTGTCACGGCGCGGGTGATCGCCGCGGCCACCGGGCCGGGTTCCACCGCGGCCCGCAGCGCCTCCCGCGACGCCGCGCGAAAACGACTGGCTGCCCTATCCGAACGCGAACTCGACACCGCGCGAGCCATCGCGGACGGGCTGGGCAACCCGGAGATCGCCGCGCGGTTACAGGTCACCGTCGCCACCGTCAAAGCGCACACCGGCAATCTGTTCAGCAAGCTGGGCGTCGCTAATCGGGTACAGATCGCGCTGTTGGTCCGCGACGCAGAACAATGA
- a CDS encoding helix-turn-helix domain-containing protein, which yields MPGQRLTSADRRQIAAGLAQGLDHAQIARGLGRPTSTVSREVARNGGPGRYRADLAQLATTHRARRKPRTSVPPPIEEPAGPDPGATAAFAAEFTAALIDTGIPRTAAGVMTCLYVSETGSRTAAELAQHLQVSAATISLAVGLLEDQGLISRRRDESGRRYRYFIDDDADFRSAMVAFRANQRLADTALRGAALFGSETAAGARLALAGRFLEQLGNDLIRAAERWRSTAGIEAAE from the coding sequence ATGCCCGGACAGCGACTGACCAGCGCCGACCGCCGCCAGATCGCCGCCGGATTGGCGCAGGGCCTCGACCACGCCCAGATCGCCCGGGGATTGGGGCGGCCCACGTCGACGGTGAGCCGCGAGGTCGCGCGCAATGGCGGACCGGGCCGATACCGCGCGGATCTGGCCCAGCTCGCCACGACACACCGCGCCCGGCGTAAGCCACGCACGTCGGTTCCGCCGCCGATCGAGGAGCCCGCCGGACCGGATCCCGGCGCCACAGCGGCGTTCGCCGCCGAATTCACCGCGGCACTCATCGACACCGGCATACCGCGCACCGCCGCCGGCGTGATGACCTGCCTCTACGTCTCCGAGACCGGCAGCCGCACCGCCGCCGAACTCGCGCAGCACCTCCAGGTCAGCGCGGCGACCATCTCGCTCGCGGTCGGTCTGCTGGAGGACCAGGGGCTGATCAGCCGCCGCCGCGATGAAAGTGGCAGGCGTTACCGCTATTTCATCGACGACGACGCGGACTTCCGGTCGGCGATGGTCGCCTTCCGCGCCAACCAGCGGCTCGCCGATACCGCTCTACGCGGCGCGGCCCTCTTCGGTTCCGAGACCGCGGCGGGCGCTCGGCTCGCGCTGGCCGGGCGTTTTCTCGAACAACTCGGCAACGACCTGATCCGCGCCGCGGAGCGCTGGCGCAGCACCGCGGGCATCGAAGCCGCGGAGTAG
- a CDS encoding alpha/beta hydrolase produces the protein MNRQRTRNLSLLAVLGLTGTLVAALVVAAEPAEGPAAQVQWGACPEGVEDPAAGPGQLQCAPVPVPLNYSDPEGAQIEIMISRLASKNPDKRRGVLLLNPGGPGGAGLDQPKFLADRGLPAEVLDSYDVIGMDTRGVGHSTPVSCGFTDDQAYFGNIPPYAVNDAAVTERATVAQGVAEQCAANDHEGRLRYVSTANMARDLDRIRAALGEDKASFLGYSYGTALGAAYASMFPQQADRIVLDSNIGDTYLDHAGMRRYGLGMEETFPDFAEWAAARHDTYGLGRTPEEVRRTYFTLADRLDANPVDGMDGTLFRFGTFFTLYHPKLYAPAAESWKSLLETGRPGPAGGRPPGTGAPSPNDNAWSVFLAVTCNDVEWPEDIQTYHRAVAEDRERYPLYGAAAANVMPCAYWKLGPSEPPVRIDNTGPADVLIVQHQRDPVTPLRGGELLDEKFGQRSRLVTVDGSGHGVYVLGANPCASDVVTSYLVDGNMPDHDMTCRTG, from the coding sequence ATGAATCGACAACGGACCCGGAACCTGAGCCTGCTGGCCGTGCTCGGTCTCACCGGAACGCTGGTCGCGGCGCTCGTCGTGGCCGCCGAGCCGGCCGAAGGTCCCGCAGCGCAGGTGCAGTGGGGCGCATGTCCGGAGGGGGTAGAGGATCCCGCCGCCGGGCCGGGCCAGCTGCAATGTGCCCCAGTGCCGGTGCCCTTGAATTACAGCGACCCCGAGGGTGCGCAGATCGAGATCATGATTTCCCGGCTGGCGAGTAAGAACCCCGACAAGCGTCGCGGAGTGTTGTTGCTCAACCCCGGTGGTCCGGGTGGTGCGGGACTGGACCAGCCCAAGTTCTTGGCTGATCGGGGGCTGCCCGCCGAGGTGCTGGACAGCTATGACGTGATCGGTATGGATACGCGCGGGGTAGGGCATTCGACACCGGTAAGCTGCGGGTTCACCGATGATCAGGCGTACTTCGGCAATATCCCGCCGTATGCGGTGAACGATGCGGCGGTCACCGAGCGGGCCACGGTCGCCCAGGGGGTCGCCGAGCAGTGCGCGGCCAACGACCATGAGGGCCGGTTGCGGTACGTGTCTACGGCGAATATGGCCCGTGACCTGGACCGGATCCGGGCGGCGCTGGGCGAGGACAAGGCCAGCTTCCTCGGTTACTCCTACGGAACCGCGCTGGGCGCCGCCTACGCCTCGATGTTCCCGCAGCAGGCCGACCGCATCGTGCTCGACAGCAATATCGGCGACACCTACCTCGACCACGCCGGGATGCGCCGGTACGGCCTCGGAATGGAAGAGACGTTTCCCGACTTCGCTGAATGGGCCGCCGCCCGCCACGACACCTACGGTCTGGGCCGCACACCGGAAGAAGTGCGGCGGACGTACTTCACCCTCGCCGATCGACTCGACGCGAACCCGGTGGACGGGATGGACGGCACCCTCTTCCGGTTCGGCACCTTCTTCACGCTCTATCACCCGAAGTTGTACGCGCCGGCGGCCGAGAGCTGGAAATCACTGCTCGAAACCGGACGTCCCGGGCCCGCGGGCGGCCGCCCGCCGGGTACCGGCGCGCCTTCGCCGAACGATAACGCCTGGTCCGTCTTTCTGGCCGTGACCTGCAACGATGTCGAATGGCCGGAGGACATCCAGACCTACCACCGTGCCGTCGCCGAGGACCGGGAACGGTACCCGCTCTACGGCGCGGCCGCGGCGAACGTCATGCCCTGCGCCTACTGGAAGCTCGGGCCGTCCGAGCCGCCGGTGCGGATCGACAACACCGGCCCGGCCGATGTGCTGATCGTGCAGCACCAGCGCGACCCGGTCACCCCGCTACGCGGCGGCGAGTTGCTCGACGAGAAGTTCGGTCAGCGGTCCCGGTTGGTCACTGTCGACGGGAGTGGGCACGGGGTCTACGTTCTCGGCGCCAACCCCTGCGCGTCCGACGTCGTCACCAGCTACCTGGTGGACGGCAACATGCCCGATCACGACATGACCTGTCGCACGGGTTAG
- a CDS encoding acyl-CoA dehydrogenase family protein, producing MYQWSDTDLMFRDALRGFIDKEVKPHVEKLESGELPPFDIIRKLYATFGMDEMARESLAKTIAREEAKERGEAAAATEKSSGFSGAGSMGVVLNSELAGVSLGLVASMGVSLGLTVGTIRSRGTLAQKKRWLPELVTFEKVGAWAITEPDSGSDAFGGMKSYVRRDGEDYILNGQKTFITNGPYADVTVVYAKLDEGDATVDRRDRKVLSFVLDQGMPGFTQGKPFKKMGMNSSPTGELFFDNVRITKDRLLGETENPAKGDGKDSAKESFAAERIGIASLALGIINECHRLCVDYAKSRKLWGREIAQFQLIQLKLAEMEVARINVQNMVFNAVERTAAGEQVSLAEASAMKLYSSRAATEVAMEAVQLFGGNGYMREYKVEQLARDAKSLMIYAGSNEIQVTHIAKGLLGS from the coding sequence ATGTACCAGTGGTCCGACACCGACCTGATGTTCCGCGACGCGCTGCGCGGGTTCATCGACAAGGAGGTCAAACCGCACGTCGAGAAGCTGGAAAGCGGTGAGCTGCCGCCGTTCGACATCATTCGCAAGCTGTACGCCACCTTCGGCATGGACGAGATGGCGCGCGAGAGCTTGGCGAAGACGATCGCCCGCGAAGAGGCCAAGGAACGCGGCGAAGCAGCCGCGGCCACTGAGAAGTCGTCCGGTTTCAGCGGTGCGGGCAGTATGGGCGTGGTCCTCAACAGCGAGCTCGCCGGTGTGAGTCTGGGCCTCGTTGCCTCGATGGGTGTTTCGCTGGGCCTGACCGTCGGCACCATCCGCAGCCGCGGCACCCTCGCACAGAAGAAGCGCTGGCTGCCGGAACTGGTGACCTTCGAGAAGGTCGGCGCCTGGGCGATCACCGAACCCGACTCAGGCTCCGACGCTTTCGGCGGCATGAAGTCCTACGTGCGCCGCGACGGCGAGGACTACATCCTCAACGGCCAGAAGACCTTCATCACCAACGGCCCCTATGCCGATGTCACCGTCGTCTACGCCAAGCTCGACGAGGGCGACGCCACCGTGGATCGCCGCGACCGCAAGGTGCTGAGTTTCGTTCTGGACCAGGGCATGCCCGGCTTCACCCAGGGCAAGCCGTTCAAGAAGATGGGCATGAACTCCTCACCCACCGGCGAGCTGTTCTTCGACAACGTCCGCATCACCAAGGACCGTCTGCTCGGCGAAACCGAGAACCCGGCCAAGGGCGACGGCAAGGACAGCGCGAAGGAGTCGTTCGCCGCCGAACGCATCGGCATCGCCTCCCTGGCGCTGGGCATCATCAACGAATGTCACCGGCTCTGCGTCGATTACGCGAAGTCGCGCAAGCTGTGGGGACGCGAGATCGCCCAGTTCCAGTTGATCCAGCTCAAGCTCGCCGAAATGGAAGTCGCCCGGATCAACGTGCAGAACATGGTCTTCAACGCCGTCGAACGCACCGCCGCGGGCGAGCAGGTCTCCCTCGCCGAGGCTTCGGCGATGAAGCTGTACTCCTCCCGCGCCGCCACCGAGGTGGCGATGGAAGCCGTGCAGCTCTTCGGCGGCAACGGCTACATGCGCGAGTACAAGGTGGAACAGCTTGCGCGCGACGCGAAGTCGCTGATGATCTACGCGGGCAGCAACGAAATCCAGGTCACCCACATCGCTAAGGGCCTGCTGGGCTCCTGA
- the tuf gene encoding elongation factor Tu, with the protein MAKQAFVRTKPHLNIGTMGHVDHGKTTLTAAITKVLAERGGGSYVPFERIDRAPEELARGITINIAHVEYETATRHYAHVDMPGHADFVKNMITGAAQVDGAILVLSAQDGVMPQTVEHVLLARQIGVEHLVVALNKADVGDAELLELVELEVRDLLTANGYDGAGTPVVPVSGLLALQGDPHWSAAVLRLLDEVDTHIPTPVRYTDAPFLLPIENVLTITGRGTVVTGAVERGRVRMGDRVSVLGYDADLESVVTGVETFGRTMEFAEAGDNVALLLRGVQRGQVRRGQVVAALGSVSVHSRFTARLHLLSAAEGGRRTPIATGYRPQFYLRTGDVVGDVTLGSAVAHPGDTVEVQVTLGHPVPLEPGLGFAVREGGRTVAAGSIRTVDD; encoded by the coding sequence ATGGCCAAGCAGGCCTTCGTTCGTACCAAGCCGCATCTGAACATCGGCACCATGGGTCATGTCGACCACGGCAAGACCACGCTGACCGCCGCCATCACCAAGGTGCTCGCCGAGCGCGGCGGCGGTTCCTATGTGCCGTTCGAGCGGATCGACCGGGCTCCGGAGGAGCTCGCCCGCGGTATCACCATCAATATCGCGCACGTCGAATACGAGACCGCCACAAGGCATTACGCGCATGTGGACATGCCCGGTCACGCCGACTTCGTGAAGAACATGATCACGGGCGCGGCGCAGGTCGACGGCGCGATCCTGGTGCTGTCCGCGCAGGACGGGGTGATGCCGCAGACCGTCGAGCATGTGCTGCTGGCCCGGCAGATCGGTGTCGAGCACCTCGTCGTCGCGCTGAACAAGGCCGACGTCGGTGACGCCGAACTGCTCGAGCTGGTGGAGTTGGAGGTCCGCGATCTGCTGACCGCCAACGGGTACGACGGCGCGGGCACTCCGGTGGTCCCGGTGTCGGGTTTGCTTGCGCTGCAAGGTGATCCGCACTGGTCCGCGGCGGTGCTGCGGTTGCTGGACGAGGTGGACACCCACATCCCCACCCCCGTCCGCTACACCGACGCACCGTTCCTGCTGCCGATCGAGAACGTGCTCACCATCACCGGACGCGGCACCGTCGTCACCGGCGCGGTGGAACGTGGTCGCGTCCGGATGGGCGATCGCGTCTCGGTCCTCGGCTACGACGCGGACCTGGAATCCGTTGTCACCGGTGTCGAAACCTTCGGCCGGACAATGGAGTTCGCGGAGGCGGGCGACAACGTGGCACTGCTGCTACGCGGCGTCCAGCGCGGCCAGGTCCGCCGCGGCCAGGTCGTCGCCGCGCTCGGCAGTGTCAGCGTGCACTCGCGCTTCACCGCGCGTCTGCACCTGCTGTCGGCCGCGGAAGGCGGTCGCCGCACCCCGATCGCCACCGGTTACCGCCCGCAGTTCTACCTGCGGACCGGTGACGTCGTCGGCGACGTCACCCTCGGCTCGGCCGTCGCCCACCCCGGCGACACCGTCGAGGTGCAGGTGACACTGGGCCACCCGGTTCCGCTCGAACCGGGCCTCGGTTTCGCCGTCCGCGAGGGCGGCCGCACCGTCGCGGCCGGCTCGATCCGCACGGTCGACGACTAG
- a CDS encoding CocE/NonD family hydrolase — MSQARSNQVRLLAPDQEAMVESLVNGLLTGSATGVPEYLVEDITAVRAQSVLGKVQIPGDGVLLDGIAAWPRTGGPHPLIVMPAGLDPAGWKMYSGAIIRLLMRGYAVVAYTERGLPGSEGDLTVAGEEDVRDGSCVIDWALDHTQLNADRDRIGMAGISYGSGISQLIAQADERVNAVVALSTWADLGEALYDNGTRHTAAAEALAAISDRPSVELEKVLEEFRANNIDPVLKYASHRSPARLEGELRPVPTFFTSFWHETIFPQNQLLEFFERYPGPKRLDLAVGDHGAVEIPGLLLGVHTRTTEAAYDWFDHYLLGIDNGIDRDGVVHTETMHTFRNAAAPDLATWSRVARRFHLTAGSESSDGTLSSEPPSDFNQSFQAAGAEVQAVTALVMDGFRERLLMPRRQQLAEVDRTAAAVWSTAAFAQPQHIAGTPELGLTITPSGREVTVIAYLFDLNPFTGAMRIITHAAATVHNEQPGQPAEVQMRLQATDYHIPIGHKLVLITDARDLLYSYPDDPDTGGTVTLSGPAYVDIPMA, encoded by the coding sequence ATGTCCCAAGCGCGTTCGAATCAAGTACGGTTGCTGGCTCCCGATCAGGAAGCCATGGTCGAATCGCTGGTGAACGGCCTGCTCACCGGCAGCGCCACCGGCGTTCCCGAGTATCTCGTCGAGGACATCACCGCGGTGCGCGCCCAAAGCGTCCTGGGCAAGGTGCAGATCCCCGGCGACGGCGTCCTGCTCGACGGTATCGCCGCGTGGCCACGCACCGGTGGTCCCCATCCGCTGATCGTCATGCCCGCCGGCCTGGACCCGGCCGGGTGGAAGATGTACTCCGGAGCCATCATTCGGCTGCTGATGCGCGGTTACGCCGTCGTCGCCTATACCGAGCGCGGCCTGCCCGGATCCGAGGGCGACCTGACTGTCGCAGGCGAAGAAGACGTCCGGGACGGCAGCTGCGTCATCGATTGGGCGCTGGATCACACGCAATTGAACGCCGACCGCGACCGGATCGGTATGGCCGGAATCTCCTACGGCTCCGGTATCAGCCAGCTCATCGCCCAAGCCGACGAGCGCGTGAACGCCGTTGTCGCGCTGAGCACCTGGGCCGATCTGGGTGAGGCGCTCTACGACAACGGGACCCGACATACCGCGGCCGCGGAGGCGCTCGCCGCGATCAGCGACCGCCCCAGCGTCGAGCTGGAGAAGGTGCTCGAAGAATTCCGGGCCAACAATATCGATCCGGTCCTGAAATACGCGAGTCACCGCTCCCCCGCCCGCCTCGAGGGCGAGCTACGGCCGGTGCCGACCTTCTTCACCAGCTTCTGGCACGAAACGATCTTCCCGCAGAATCAGCTGCTCGAATTCTTCGAGCGCTACCCTGGGCCGAAACGCTTGGACCTGGCCGTGGGCGACCATGGCGCGGTGGAGATCCCGGGCCTGCTGCTCGGAGTGCACACCCGCACCACCGAGGCCGCCTACGACTGGTTCGACCACTACCTGCTCGGCATCGACAACGGCATCGACCGCGACGGCGTGGTGCACACCGAGACCATGCACACTTTCCGCAACGCCGCGGCCCCGGACCTGGCCACCTGGTCGCGGGTCGCGCGGCGCTTCCATCTCACGGCTGGGAGCGAATCCTCCGACGGCACACTGAGTTCCGAGCCGCCGTCGGATTTCAACCAGAGTTTCCAGGCCGCCGGCGCAGAGGTTCAGGCGGTCACCGCGCTCGTCATGGATGGATTCCGGGAACGGCTGCTCATGCCCCGGCGGCAGCAACTCGCCGAGGTCGACCGCACCGCAGCCGCCGTCTGGAGCACCGCCGCGTTCGCACAACCGCAGCACATCGCCGGTACCCCCGAACTCGGGCTGACGATCACCCCCTCCGGCCGCGAGGTCACCGTCATCGCCTACCTCTTCGACCTGAATCCCTTCACCGGAGCCATGCGGATCATCACCCATGCCGCCGCCACCGTCCACAATGAGCAGCCAGGTCAACCGGCCGAAGTGCAAATGCGCTTGCAGGCCACTGACTATCACATCCCGATCGGCCACAAACTGGTCCTGATCACCGATGCCCGGGATCTCCTCTACTCCTACCCGGACGACCCCGACACGGGCGGCACCGTCACGCTCTCGGGTCCGGCCTACGTGGACATCCCTATGGCCTAG
- a CDS encoding histidine kinase, whose protein sequence is MDTDGAARLGAWQQTWRLTAAAVLGIPFWFAVATALPAGCAADTCSWFVTGDPLIALGCLTALLWRRRFPFIVALAVVIASAASALATGAALLALCSLATRRRPVEIGVVAMAYVAAAQFSADLYPIDTMPVPIWLQLALPVSSAGIAVATGVAIDARRAEVRSLRERADSAEREQAARAAQAQATERNRIAREMHDVLAHRISLVAMQAGVLDHRDDLSAEEKRTLVRGIVDGSRQALEELRDVLGVLRAGPDRPEPPQPTLDRLSELVADARSSGMDVTLATTVTATPPETVGRTGYRVIQEGLTNAAKHAPAAAVHITVEGMPGGELHVSVRNSPAATAVARPPTSGFGLLGLAERITLAGGTLDHHRTADDGYVLTAQLPWPEHDHEKRA, encoded by the coding sequence GTGGACACCGACGGCGCCGCACGACTCGGGGCATGGCAGCAGACCTGGCGACTGACGGCGGCCGCGGTACTCGGCATACCCTTCTGGTTCGCCGTCGCCACGGCGCTGCCGGCGGGCTGCGCGGCCGACACGTGTTCCTGGTTCGTCACCGGTGATCCGCTGATCGCACTCGGTTGCCTGACGGCGCTGCTGTGGCGGCGGCGGTTCCCGTTCATCGTCGCCCTGGCGGTCGTGATCGCCTCGGCAGCGTCGGCGCTCGCCACCGGCGCTGCGCTTCTGGCACTGTGTTCGCTGGCCACTCGCCGCCGTCCGGTCGAGATAGGAGTGGTCGCCATGGCCTATGTGGCCGCGGCGCAGTTCAGCGCAGACCTCTACCCGATCGACACGATGCCCGTCCCGATCTGGCTGCAACTCGCGCTGCCGGTATCGAGCGCGGGAATCGCGGTGGCAACCGGTGTGGCCATCGATGCCCGCCGCGCCGAAGTGCGATCGCTGCGGGAGCGCGCCGACAGCGCGGAACGCGAACAGGCCGCCCGGGCGGCGCAGGCGCAGGCCACCGAACGCAACCGGATCGCCCGCGAAATGCACGATGTGCTCGCGCACCGGATCTCGCTGGTCGCCATGCAAGCCGGCGTCCTGGACCACCGTGACGACCTCTCGGCCGAGGAGAAGCGCACGCTGGTCCGCGGGATCGTCGACGGTTCCCGCCAAGCGCTGGAAGAACTCCGCGACGTCCTCGGCGTCCTTCGCGCCGGCCCCGACCGCCCCGAACCACCGCAACCGACCCTGGACCGGCTCTCGGAGCTGGTGGCCGATGCCCGGTCGTCGGGCATGGACGTCACGCTCGCGACCACGGTGACCGCTACCCCACCCGAGACCGTAGGACGGACCGGCTATCGGGTAATCCAGGAAGGGCTGACCAACGCCGCGAAACATGCTCCGGCCGCGGCGGTCCACATCACCGTAGAGGGGATGCCCGGCGGCGAACTGCACGTCAGCGTCCGCAACTCGCCGGCCGCCACCGCCGTCGCCCGGCCACCGACCTCGGGTTTCGGTCTCCTCGGCCTCGCCGAACGAATCACCCTCGCCGGCGGAACACTCGACCACCATCGCACAGCCGACGACGGGTACGTTCTCACCGCGCAACTTCCCTGGCCGGAGCATGACCACGAGAAAAGAGCATGA
- a CDS encoding cytochrome P450, with protein sequence MTETIADLPTHRTPGRPFDPPAELTRLAAAAPLTPLTFPDGHQGWLATGYTTVRAVLSDPRFSSRSELMRPLKPGYAGVTAPPAQPGDFLDMDAPAHTRYRKLLSGKFTPRRMRLLTERIELVAAEHLDAMQRHGGPVDLVAAFAQPIPAVLICELLGVPYADRAHFQATAAQVTGVDTTFEGQYEAFETLSSYVRELITAKRGTPTDDVLSDLTTSDLTDEELAGMGGLLLAAGLDTTANMIALGTFALLQNPDQWSTLHADPDLLDPAIEELLRYLTIVANLARVALEDVELEGHLVKAGSMVLVASSAANRDPAKFDDPATLDLRRNAVGHVAFGHGPHLCLGHHLARVELRVAFSALTSRFPTLRLAVPATEVPLREDADIYGVRALPVTW encoded by the coding sequence ATGACCGAGACGATCGCCGACCTGCCCACGCACCGCACCCCGGGCCGCCCCTTCGATCCGCCCGCGGAACTGACTCGCCTCGCCGCGGCCGCGCCGCTGACGCCACTGACCTTCCCGGACGGGCATCAAGGCTGGCTGGCCACCGGCTACACCACGGTGCGCGCCGTCCTGTCCGATCCGCGCTTCAGTTCGCGCAGCGAACTCATGCGCCCGTTGAAGCCGGGCTATGCGGGCGTGACCGCCCCACCAGCCCAGCCCGGCGACTTCCTCGACATGGACGCCCCGGCGCACACCCGCTACCGGAAACTGCTGTCCGGCAAGTTCACTCCGCGCCGGATGCGCCTACTCACCGAGCGGATCGAGCTGGTCGCCGCCGAACACCTCGACGCCATGCAGCGCCACGGCGGCCCCGTGGATCTCGTCGCCGCCTTCGCCCAGCCCATCCCCGCCGTGCTGATCTGCGAACTGCTCGGCGTCCCCTACGCCGACCGTGCGCACTTCCAGGCCACCGCCGCACAGGTCACCGGCGTGGACACCACCTTCGAAGGCCAGTACGAGGCCTTCGAAACACTGAGTTCCTATGTGCGCGAACTGATCACGGCAAAGCGCGGCACCCCGACCGACGACGTGCTGAGCGACCTGACCACCAGCGACCTCACCGACGAGGAACTCGCCGGCATGGGCGGACTACTCCTCGCCGCAGGCCTGGACACCACCGCCAACATGATCGCGCTGGGAACCTTTGCGCTACTACAGAACCCGGACCAGTGGTCGACCCTGCACGCGGACCCGGATCTGCTCGACCCGGCGATCGAGGAACTCCTGCGCTACCTCACCATCGTCGCCAACCTCGCCCGCGTAGCCCTCGAGGACGTCGAACTCGAAGGCCACCTGGTCAAAGCCGGGTCCATGGTCCTGGTCGCCTCCTCGGCAGCCAACCGCGACCCCGCCAAATTCGACGACCCCGCTACCCTCGACCTCCGCCGCAACGCGGTCGGTCACGTCGCCTTCGGCCACGGCCCGCACCTCTGCCTCGGCCACCACCTGGCCCGCGTCGAACTACGAGTCGCCTTCTCCGCCTTGACCTCTCGCTTCCCAACCCTGCGCCTGGCCGTTCCCGCCACCGAGGTGCCGTTGCGCGAGGACGCCGACATCTACGGCGTCCGAGCGCTTCCGGTCACCTGGTAG
- a CDS encoding LLM class flavin-dependent oxidoreductase, giving the protein MAGVNPPLAAARFLVRMARLGRLDSVLTPDHLVSVFPKAVWDSDFTPQAKTLPSPDAQFDFAPLLAHLAGGAGGVQLGVGVTDPHRRHPVLLAQTFLTLAHMTKTPPILGIGSGEKENLDPYGFTWDRPVSRLEEALQVLRACFDAKGPINFSGKYYRIDQGPMDLTVPADRKPQIWIGAHGPRMLELTGRYADGWYPWEALTPDEYQSKLEVVRAAARAAGRDPGAIVPAHMIAMITARTREGIQRQLRAPAVRYLGLMAPAAIWARCGAKHPFGEHYRGLIEMMPHRLSKQEVLDAIAEVPEEVLHEWLVIGTPAEILTRLRAQADAGLRHAIVFPSSALVSNADAAFGYGVVPWLAAKMRGKAYSSRS; this is encoded by the coding sequence ATGGCAGGCGTCAATCCACCCTTGGCCGCGGCGCGGTTTCTGGTGCGGATGGCTCGGCTGGGGCGATTGGATTCGGTACTGACGCCGGATCATTTGGTCAGCGTGTTTCCGAAAGCGGTGTGGGACAGTGATTTCACGCCGCAGGCGAAGACGTTGCCCAGTCCGGACGCGCAGTTCGATTTCGCGCCGCTGCTGGCGCATCTGGCCGGGGGAGCGGGCGGGGTGCAGCTGGGCGTCGGCGTGACCGATCCGCATCGCCGGCATCCGGTGCTGCTCGCGCAGACATTCCTGACGCTGGCGCATATGACGAAGACGCCACCCATCCTGGGAATCGGCTCCGGGGAGAAGGAGAACTTGGACCCGTACGGGTTCACCTGGGATCGCCCGGTGAGCCGGCTCGAAGAAGCGTTGCAGGTGCTGCGCGCCTGTTTCGATGCGAAAGGCCCGATCAACTTCTCCGGTAAGTACTACCGAATCGACCAGGGCCCTATGGATTTGACCGTTCCGGCGGACCGGAAGCCGCAGATCTGGATCGGGGCGCACGGACCCCGGATGCTGGAGCTGACCGGGCGCTACGCCGACGGCTGGTACCCGTGGGAGGCACTCACCCCCGACGAGTACCAGAGCAAACTCGAGGTGGTTCGCGCCGCGGCCCGCGCCGCCGGTCGCGACCCCGGCGCCATCGTTCCCGCGCACATGATCGCGATGATCACCGCCCGCACCCGGGAGGGGATTCAGCGGCAGCTGCGCGCCCCGGCGGTGCGCTATCTGGGTCTGATGGCCCCAGCCGCGATCTGGGCCCGCTGCGGTGCGAAACACCCGTTCGGCGAACACTATCGGGGCCTGATCGAGATGATGCCGCACCGGCTGAGCAAGCAGGAGGTGCTGGACGCGATCGCCGAGGTGCCCGAAGAAGTGCTGCACGAGTGGCTGGTGATCGGCACCCCCGCCGAGATCCTCACTCGCCTGCGCGCGCAGGCCGACGCGGGTCTACGGCACGCGATCGTCTTCCCGAGCTCAGCGCTGGTCTCCAACGCCGACGCGGCTTTCGGCTACGGCGTGGTGCCGTGGCTGGCGGCCAAGATGCGCGGAAAAGCCTATTCGTCGCGGTCGTAA